A stretch of Oscillatoria sp. FACHB-1407 DNA encodes these proteins:
- a CDS encoding SDR family oxidoreductase produces MFLVTGATGGLGRRIVRVLREHEKPVRAFVRLTSRYAELEHRGADIFIGDLQQERDIQKACQGVQYIISAHGSAEATNGAQQLDYRANIDLIDQAKAAGVQHFVFISVLGADRGYEDAPVFKAKWAVEQYLRSSGLNYTILRPSGFASNLIPLAERFRQTGIYVLIGDPQARTSIVSTDDLARIAVQSATTEAARNQIFPVGGPEILERGDIPKIFGRIFNREPILLNPPVLAIDGIRTVLGLFNPNAQRALGTLRTLLANEFFCSTAEIETLESTFGLKLESLESYLRRYVGA; encoded by the coding sequence ATGTTTTTAGTCACAGGGGCAACGGGTGGTCTGGGACGGCGAATTGTCCGTGTATTGCGGGAACACGAAAAACCTGTGCGAGCTTTTGTCCGGCTTACGTCTCGCTATGCCGAGTTAGAGCATCGTGGAGCCGACATCTTTATTGGTGATTTGCAGCAAGAACGGGATATTCAAAAAGCGTGCCAGGGGGTGCAATACATCATCAGTGCTCACGGTTCAGCAGAAGCAACCAATGGAGCACAACAACTCGACTATCGCGCCAACATCGACCTGATTGACCAGGCAAAAGCCGCTGGTGTGCAGCATTTCGTATTCATTTCTGTGTTAGGAGCCGATCGCGGTTATGAGGACGCCCCCGTTTTCAAAGCAAAGTGGGCAGTCGAGCAATATTTGCGATCGAGCGGCTTAAACTACACGATTCTACGCCCTTCTGGGTTTGCCTCTAACCTGATTCCTCTGGCAGAGCGGTTTCGTCAAACCGGAATCTATGTGCTCATTGGGGATCCTCAAGCTCGCACCTCGATTGTCAGTACTGATGATTTGGCACGCATTGCTGTCCAATCTGCCACAACAGAAGCCGCCCGCAACCAAATTTTCCCAGTGGGTGGACCTGAGATTTTAGAACGGGGTGATATTCCCAAAATATTCGGACGAATTTTTAATCGAGAGCCGATTTTATTGAATCCGCCCGTGCTTGCTATTGATGGCATTCGGACGGTTTTAGGGCTGTTTAACCCCAACGCTCAGCGGGCATTAGGAACCTTGCGAACCCTGTTAGCCAACGAATTCTTTTGCTCGACCGCTGAGATCGAAACCCTGGAATCGACGTTTGGACTAAAGTTAGAGAGCCTGGAAAGCTATTTGCGCCGTTATGTCGGAGCGTAA
- a CDS encoding bifunctional sterol desaturase/short chain dehydrogenase, giving the protein MTQATLAIFSIILAELVRDLYHLAGHYWKPLQSLHNLHHKAYRRDLTMTSLEMYCRAQLYNDVPEALVMAGITGLVALISQQYALVVGVLYSFGFLITALARSQQLLLQTDLTHKPGDLIEIPSQWTVNRTYHWRHHFDQGNAYFCGHFTFVDKALGTALSLKGKVVAVTGASGSMGRSLIAELTKQGARVVALTSSPDVTIPGTVETLTWRLGAESELSDRLRTVDILIINHGINVHGDRTPEAIQKSFEVNAISAWKLAESFLETVQKSEHRAIKELWINTSEAEVSPAFSPLYELSKRAIGDLITLRRLDAPCVIRKLILGPFKSNLNPIGVMSPNWVAWAIVALAKRDFRDIIVTINPITYIAFPIKEFFKSLYFRLFTR; this is encoded by the coding sequence GTGACCCAAGCTACGTTAGCAATCTTCTCAATTATTCTTGCTGAGTTGGTTCGTGACCTCTATCATTTGGCAGGACATTATTGGAAACCGTTACAAAGTTTGCATAATCTGCATCACAAAGCCTATCGTCGTGATCTAACGATGACGAGCCTAGAGATGTATTGTCGAGCGCAACTTTATAATGATGTGCCAGAGGCATTGGTTATGGCAGGGATCACGGGTTTAGTTGCGTTGATTAGTCAACAGTATGCTTTAGTTGTTGGAGTTCTCTATTCTTTTGGATTTTTAATTACTGCACTGGCGCGATCGCAGCAATTATTATTACAAACAGACTTGACTCATAAGCCTGGTGATCTCATCGAAATTCCCTCACAATGGACGGTGAATCGGACTTATCATTGGCGACACCACTTTGATCAGGGAAATGCTTATTTTTGTGGTCATTTTACATTTGTGGATAAAGCCTTGGGTACTGCGTTGTCATTGAAAGGAAAAGTTGTTGCAGTGACTGGTGCATCTGGTTCCATGGGGCGATCGCTAATCGCTGAGTTAACCAAACAAGGAGCTAGAGTTGTTGCCCTAACGTCTTCTCCAGATGTCACAATTCCGGGAACGGTTGAGACGTTGACCTGGCGTTTAGGGGCAGAGTCAGAGTTAAGCGATCGCCTCAGAACCGTTGATATTCTTATCATCAATCATGGTATTAATGTGCATGGCGATCGCACTCCAGAAGCCATTCAAAAGTCCTTTGAAGTGAATGCTATCTCAGCCTGGAAACTGGCGGAATCGTTCCTGGAAACCGTCCAAAAATCAGAACATCGAGCGATTAAAGAACTGTGGATTAATACGTCAGAAGCGGAAGTTAGTCCGGCATTTAGTCCTTTGTATGAGTTGTCAAAACGGGCGATCGGAGATTTGATTACCCTGCGTCGATTGGATGCACCCTGTGTGATTCGTAAGCTAATTTTGGGCCCATTTAAGAGCAATCTCAACCCGATTGGAGTCATGTCCCCTAATTGGGTGGCTTGGGCGATTGTAGCGTTAGCCAAACGAGATTTTCGAGACATTATTGTGACGATTAATCCCATTACCTACATTGCGTTTCCGATTAAAGAATTCTTTAAATCGCTTTATTTCAGATTGTTTACTCGATAG
- a CDS encoding methyltransferase domain-containing protein, with product MKWNPADYAKNSEAQLKWARELLSLRDTRKGSHLDLKGHEAILDMGCGDGKITADFATALPQGNVTGIDSSPEMIAYATQTYPSSQYPNLAFSCLDARSLPFDRAFDLVFSNATLHWVDDHLSVLKGVSRALRDGGRLIISCGGQGNAAQVLDVFREVVTREPWNAYFDDVRNPYFFYGVEDYQDWLAQAGLESDRLELVPKDMTHPAPDGFAAWIRTTWMPITHRVPDDSRDRFIAEFVEAYLQENPPDSDGLAHIQMVRLEVDAHRPAS from the coding sequence ATGAAGTGGAATCCAGCCGATTATGCTAAAAATTCTGAGGCTCAGTTGAAGTGGGCACGAGAGTTGCTATCTCTTCGAGATACCCGCAAGGGGTCGCACCTTGATTTAAAGGGGCATGAAGCGATTCTAGACATGGGCTGTGGGGACGGCAAAATCACGGCTGACTTTGCCACTGCCCTGCCCCAAGGCAACGTCACTGGCATCGACAGTTCCCCTGAAATGATCGCCTATGCCACGCAAACCTATCCCTCTTCCCAGTATCCCAATCTTGCTTTTTCTTGTCTGGATGCGCGATCGCTCCCCTTCGATCGGGCATTTGATCTGGTTTTCTCCAATGCGACATTGCACTGGGTAGACGATCATTTGTCGGTACTCAAGGGCGTCAGTCGTGCCCTGCGAGATGGGGGTCGTCTGATCATCTCCTGTGGAGGACAGGGAAACGCGGCTCAAGTGTTGGACGTGTTTCGTGAGGTTGTGACGCGAGAACCCTGGAACGCTTATTTCGATGATGTTCGCAATCCCTATTTCTTTTATGGGGTAGAGGACTATCAGGACTGGCTAGCCCAGGCAGGTTTGGAGAGCGATCGCCTGGAATTGGTGCCCAAAGATATGACCCATCCCGCACCGGACGGATTTGCCGCCTGGATTCGCACTACCTGGATGCCAATCACTCACCGAGTGCCAGACGACAGTCGCGATCGCTTTATTGCTGAGTTTGTTGAAGCTTACCTGCAAGAAAACCCACCGGATTCTGATGGACTGGCTCACATTCAAATGGTGCGGCTAGAAGTGGATGCTCATCGTCCTGCAAGCTAA
- a CDS encoding Fur family transcriptional regulator, translated as MKGQRTRSQERILNLLKNLNQAVSAQDIYVELRNQGQTMGLATVYRALESLKLEGAIQVRTLASGESLYSSVQEDKHHLTCLQCRASIPIEECPVHELEDQLHQSYHFKIYYHTLEFFGLCTQCQMAQTSSEV; from the coding sequence ATGAAAGGTCAACGAACTCGCAGTCAAGAACGAATCTTGAATCTGCTCAAAAATCTGAACCAGGCTGTTTCCGCTCAAGATATCTATGTAGAGCTGCGGAATCAAGGTCAGACCATGGGGTTAGCAACGGTCTATCGGGCTTTGGAATCGCTCAAATTAGAAGGGGCAATTCAAGTGCGGACTCTTGCCAGTGGTGAGTCGCTTTACAGCTCTGTGCAGGAGGACAAACATCACCTCACCTGTCTCCAGTGTCGGGCATCGATTCCCATCGAGGAATGCCCGGTACATGAGTTAGAGGATCAGTTGCACCAGTCCTATCACTTCAAAATCTACTATCACACCCTGGAGTTCTTTGGGCTGTGTACGCAATGTCAGATGGCTCAAACCAGCAGCGAAGTTTAG
- the purS gene encoding phosphoribosylformylglycinamidine synthase subunit PurS — translation MSQTYHAQIYVTLRPSVLDPAGTAVQSGLKHMGYDNVQQVRIGKYVEVTLTANDEAAAREQLDKICDQLLANPVIENYRFDLKALSPQG, via the coding sequence GTGAGCCAGACTTATCATGCCCAGATTTATGTGACGCTTCGTCCTTCCGTGCTTGACCCAGCCGGTACAGCCGTACAGTCTGGGTTGAAACATATGGGTTACGACAACGTGCAGCAGGTTCGCATTGGCAAATATGTTGAGGTGACTTTGACGGCCAATGATGAAGCGGCGGCTCGTGAACAACTAGACAAAATTTGCGACCAGCTACTGGCTAATCCGGTGATCGAAAATTATCGCTTTGATCTAAAGGCATTAAGCCCTCAAGGATAA
- the purQ gene encoding phosphoribosylformylglycinamidine synthase subunit PurQ → MKFGVIVFPGSNCDRDAAMATRDILQQPTRMVWHEESDLSDLDVIIVPGGFSYGDYLRCGAIARFSPAMQATIDHANQGKLVLGVCNGFQVLTEAGLLPGALMRNRNLSFVCDRISLRVERTDLPWTQAYQQGQVITLPIAHGEGCYYADADTLAELEDNQQVLFRYCTPTGQVTPESNPNGSLNNIAGICNRRGNVVGMMPHPERATDPLLGCTDGLVLFQGLLSKVMAIA, encoded by the coding sequence ATGAAATTTGGTGTAATTGTTTTTCCTGGATCCAACTGCGATCGCGATGCGGCGATGGCAACTCGTGACATTTTGCAGCAACCGACGCGGATGGTGTGGCACGAGGAGAGCGATCTGTCTGATCTAGACGTGATCATTGTGCCCGGTGGGTTTAGTTATGGCGACTATTTGCGCTGTGGGGCGATCGCTCGGTTTTCGCCTGCCATGCAAGCGACCATCGACCACGCCAATCAGGGCAAGCTGGTCTTGGGGGTATGTAATGGCTTTCAGGTCTTAACCGAAGCTGGGCTGCTGCCGGGGGCACTCATGCGAAATCGCAACCTGAGTTTTGTGTGCGATCGCATCTCCCTGCGAGTGGAGCGCACCGACTTACCTTGGACGCAAGCGTATCAACAAGGGCAAGTTATCACCTTGCCGATCGCCCATGGCGAGGGATGTTATTACGCCGATGCAGACACGTTAGCTGAGCTAGAGGATAATCAGCAGGTTCTCTTCCGCTACTGCACCCCCACGGGACAAGTTACGCCTGAAAGCAACCCCAATGGCTCCCTCAACAACATTGCAGGCATCTGCAATCGCCGGGGCAATGTCGTAGGCATGATGCCCCACCCAGAGCGAGCGACCGATCCACTGTTGGGCTGCACTGATGGGCTTGTTCTGTTTCAAGGGTTGTTGTCAAAAGTGATGGCGATCGCGTAA
- a CDS encoding MlaD family protein codes for MRSRTIREGSVGLLILLGLGLFGLMVIWIRGLNPGNRSYRFIVEFANVGGMRAGAPVRYRGVNVGKITSIMPGSNVVDVEIEITPANLLIPRDATVEANQAGLIGETAVDITPVSVLPAEIDTNPLAADCAGSPIICDGDRLEGLVGVNFNELISATVRLTNLVTDPEFFGEIRTLARNTSDAAAGVATLSREVTRLTRTADRELAALSSSASATTRSVGLAADRFGLTANEINSLLAANRITLVSTLDNLNVASEQLQVLLSQFSTTLDSGEFIENLEILSANAAQASTNLRVLSESVGTQDNLLLLQRTLDSARATFENAQKITADLDELTGDPEFRQNIRDLVDGLSSLVSSTQQLEQQTELAQMLASTEVAQNAQSAEPATNSAPTYTPQDQLTPLNPNRRVRLQPYTVTNSMEREPER; via the coding sequence ATGCGATCGCGAACGATTCGAGAGGGTTCGGTTGGTCTGCTCATCCTACTGGGACTCGGTTTATTTGGCTTGATGGTCATCTGGATTCGCGGATTAAATCCAGGAAACCGCAGCTACCGCTTTATTGTGGAGTTTGCCAATGTCGGTGGTATGCGAGCAGGTGCCCCGGTTCGCTATCGGGGGGTCAATGTAGGGAAGATCACCAGCATCATGCCCGGTTCCAATGTGGTTGATGTTGAAATTGAGATTACTCCTGCCAATTTACTGATTCCGCGTGATGCTACGGTTGAGGCAAATCAGGCAGGGTTAATTGGGGAAACGGCTGTTGATATTACCCCGGTCAGTGTTTTGCCCGCTGAGATTGACACCAACCCGCTGGCAGCAGATTGTGCAGGTAGCCCAATTATTTGTGACGGCGATCGCCTGGAAGGGCTAGTAGGGGTCAACTTTAATGAACTCATCAGTGCCACGGTGCGGTTGACCAATCTGGTGACCGATCCAGAGTTTTTTGGTGAAATTCGCACTCTAGCCAGAAACACTTCAGATGCAGCCGCAGGGGTTGCAACCTTGAGCCGCGAAGTGACCCGATTGACTCGAACTGCCGATCGAGAGCTAGCAGCCTTGTCGTCTTCTGCGAGTGCCACGACCCGCTCAGTCGGTTTGGCAGCCGATCGCTTCGGCTTGACAGCTAACGAGATCAACAGCCTATTAGCAGCTAATCGCATTACACTCGTCAGCACGTTAGATAACTTGAATGTCGCCAGTGAGCAACTTCAGGTTCTCTTGTCCCAATTTTCAACAACACTCGATAGCGGTGAGTTTATCGAAAACTTAGAAATTCTCTCAGCTAACGCCGCTCAAGCCTCGACCAATCTCCGAGTATTGTCAGAATCAGTCGGCACCCAAGACAATCTGTTGCTCTTACAACGCACGCTGGACTCAGCGCGTGCCACCTTTGAGAACGCTCAAAAGATCACAGCCGACCTGGATGAACTAACAGGTGATCCAGAATTTCGCCAAAATATTCGAGACTTGGTGGATGGGCTGAGCAGCCTCGTTTCCTCGACACAACAGCTAGAGCAGCAAACGGAATTGGCTCAAATGCTTGCCTCTACAGAGGTCGCTCAAAATGCCCAGTCGGCTGAGCCAGCCACTAACTCAGCCCCAACCTATACCCCTCAAGACCAACTGACTCCGCTCAACCCAAACCGGCGGGTGCGCTTGCAACCCTACACCGTGACAAACTCAATGGAAAGAGAGCCAGAAAGATGA
- a CDS encoding ABC transporter ATP-binding protein has protein sequence MGEPLIELKGVSKSFGTNKVLDGVDLTIYRGEALAVIGPSGTGKSTILRIIAGLLAPDEGEIYIQGKRRQGLVEDGEDPVGIGMVFQQAALFDSLTVDENVGFLLYQHSKLSSRRIREMVERKLEMVGLPGISDRYPAQLSGGMRKRVSFARAIMENPENPNDRPEVLLYDEPTAGLDPIASTVIEDLIRELQCQHGGCSTYVMVTHQDSTIRRTADRIVFLYRGKVQWQGSVSDIDTTDHPIVRQFFSGSVEGPIQVVG, from the coding sequence ATGGGTGAGCCATTGATTGAGTTAAAAGGGGTTAGTAAGTCATTTGGAACGAATAAGGTTCTAGATGGCGTAGATCTGACAATCTATCGGGGTGAAGCACTGGCGGTGATTGGCCCATCAGGGACAGGTAAATCGACCATTTTGCGGATCATTGCAGGATTACTTGCTCCAGACGAAGGAGAAATTTATATCCAGGGCAAACGGCGACAGGGTCTGGTGGAGGATGGCGAAGACCCTGTTGGCATCGGTATGGTGTTTCAGCAAGCCGCTTTGTTTGACTCATTGACCGTGGATGAGAACGTTGGTTTTTTGCTGTATCAGCACTCTAAGTTGTCATCCAGACGCATTCGTGAGATGGTTGAGCGTAAGTTGGAGATGGTTGGATTACCGGGTATTAGCGATCGCTATCCGGCTCAATTATCGGGGGGGATGCGAAAGCGAGTCAGTTTTGCCCGCGCCATTATGGAGAATCCAGAAAATCCCAACGATAGACCAGAGGTATTACTCTACGATGAACCGACGGCAGGGTTAGACCCGATCGCCTCTACCGTGATTGAGGATTTGATTCGCGAGTTGCAATGTCAACATGGCGGTTGCAGCACCTATGTTATGGTGACTCACCAGGATAGTACAATTCGACGGACGGCAGATCGGATTGTCTTTCTGTATCGAGGCAAAGTGCAATGGCAGGGGTCGGTGAGTGATATTGATACAACAGATCACCCGATTGTGCGCCAATTTTTTAGTGGCAGTGTGGAAGGACCGATTCAAGTGGTAGGCTAA
- a CDS encoding gluconeogenesis factor YvcK family protein — protein sequence MSNGLFKQALQVLNRGSRHRSSQRVNHWYKWLAPGLLVKRWLLISATGVMLLGLGIAIWARQAPIFRLGQFIGDVLGTITRIVPNYISGPLAVGLGLLLVFWGQTRSLGAITEVLMPEGDEELVDRLLTHRRLNRGPKIVVLGGGTGLSTLLRGLKHYSANITAIVTVADDGGSSGRLRREIGVLPPGDIRNCLAALADEEKLLTELFQYRFRAGSGLSGHSFGNLFLTVMSEVTGDLERAIAAISKVLAVRGQVLPATLSDVRLWAELEDGRYIEGESNITEAGGKIVKIGCLPSDPPALPKAIQAIEEADYIIIGPGSLYTSVIPNLLVPEIPAAIAKRDVPRIYVCNIMTQHGETQGYTVSDHIRAIDAACGLKLFDAVLVQKKTPTAQALIRYAQENSHPVYFDREAVMQLGRRVVVANVMSENPTTGQLRHNSDQLARILIRWYSRN from the coding sequence ATGTCAAACGGTTTATTCAAACAAGCACTACAGGTGCTCAACCGGGGATCGCGCCATCGTAGTTCTCAACGTGTGAACCACTGGTATAAGTGGTTAGCACCAGGGCTCCTGGTAAAACGCTGGTTATTGATCAGTGCAACTGGAGTCATGTTGCTCGGCTTAGGCATCGCTATCTGGGCACGCCAGGCTCCCATTTTTCGGTTGGGGCAGTTCATTGGCGATGTTTTAGGAACGATTACACGCATCGTTCCCAACTATATCAGTGGTCCCTTAGCGGTTGGATTGGGACTACTGCTTGTCTTCTGGGGGCAAACCCGTAGCCTGGGAGCTATCACTGAAGTGTTGATGCCCGAAGGGGATGAGGAACTGGTCGATCGCCTCTTGACGCATCGCCGTCTCAACCGGGGTCCCAAAATTGTTGTCCTGGGAGGGGGAACGGGCTTATCTACCCTCTTGCGTGGCTTGAAGCACTACAGCGCAAACATTACGGCGATCGTCACGGTGGCAGATGATGGGGGGTCATCGGGGCGATTGCGACGAGAAATTGGGGTGTTACCTCCGGGTGACATTCGCAACTGCTTAGCCGCTCTAGCCGATGAGGAGAAGTTACTGACAGAACTGTTTCAATATCGCTTTCGAGCAGGCAGTGGCTTGTCGGGGCATAGCTTTGGCAACTTGTTTCTCACGGTGATGAGTGAAGTCACGGGCGATTTAGAACGGGCGATCGCTGCTATTTCTAAAGTCTTGGCAGTCCGAGGGCAAGTTTTACCCGCCACCTTAAGCGACGTGCGCCTGTGGGCAGAGCTTGAGGATGGACGTTACATCGAAGGCGAGTCCAACATTACCGAGGCGGGCGGCAAAATCGTCAAAATCGGTTGCTTGCCCTCTGATCCACCAGCATTACCCAAAGCGATCCAGGCGATCGAGGAGGCAGACTATATCATCATTGGACCGGGGTCGCTCTACACTAGCGTCATTCCAAACCTGCTGGTGCCGGAAATTCCAGCGGCGATCGCTAAGCGTGACGTACCCCGCATCTACGTCTGCAATATCATGACCCAACACGGTGAAACCCAGGGTTATACCGTTTCCGACCACATTCGGGCGATTGATGCCGCTTGCGGGCTAAAACTGTTTGATGCGGTGCTGGTGCAAAAGAAGACGCCTACGGCTCAGGCGTTGATTCGCTATGCCCAAGAAAATTCTCACCCCGTTTACTTTGACCGAGAAGCGGTGATGCAGTTGGGGCGGCGTGTTGTAGTGGCTAATGTGATGTCTGAAAACCCGACGACAGGGCAACTACGCCACAACTCTGACCAACTGGCACGGATTCTGATCCGCTGGTATAGCCGAAATTAA
- a CDS encoding antibiotic biosynthesis monooxygenase, which translates to MSEETQRNPDSSVTVVISRRVKPGCEAEFEAFLTGVIAACSQFPGYLGSNIFRPVSGDDPEYRVIFKFDQLSHLRRWEASEERQHWFAQAEPLTEAPPQIQVLTGLETWFTLPGKPAITPPPRHKMALVTWLAVFPLITVISTLLQDWLVSLPLVLRVMVVTAIAVPTMTYGLMPQVTRLFANWLYPPPQAEPELENDALPVLEASATEPLPMLQPVPTELEVEVMN; encoded by the coding sequence ATGTCTGAAGAAACTCAGCGTAATCCAGATTCCTCCGTTACCGTCGTCATTTCTCGTCGGGTCAAACCGGGATGTGAAGCGGAGTTTGAAGCTTTTTTAACAGGAGTCATTGCAGCCTGTAGCCAGTTTCCGGGTTATTTGGGCAGCAATATCTTTCGCCCGGTGAGTGGAGATGACCCGGAGTATCGGGTGATCTTCAAGTTTGATCAACTCAGTCATCTGCGCCGATGGGAAGCCTCCGAGGAGCGGCAACATTGGTTTGCTCAAGCGGAACCGTTGACGGAAGCTCCACCGCAGATTCAGGTGTTAACGGGGTTAGAGACGTGGTTCACGCTGCCGGGGAAGCCTGCTATTACGCCACCTCCGCGTCACAAGATGGCATTAGTCACCTGGTTGGCGGTGTTCCCTTTGATCACGGTCATTTCTACCCTGCTGCAAGATTGGCTCGTGTCGTTGCCGTTGGTATTGCGGGTAATGGTTGTGACGGCGATCGCTGTTCCCACGATGACCTATGGTCTGATGCCCCAGGTAACGCGATTGTTTGCAAATTGGCTCTATCCACCCCCTCAAGCTGAACCAGAGCTAGAAAATGATGCTCTTCCTGTCTTAGAAGCCAGCGCAACAGAACCTTTGCCCATGCTTCAACCTGTGCCAACTGAGTTGGAAGTCGAAGTGATGAATTGA
- a CDS encoding calcium-binding protein produces the protein MTFKTWSFAQANHSTTPASTPPQNLTLSSDPILPIAPADPPPLTGFVLLPAAPSFQDLLPVDPPVHINGTEMGETLIGNGYNNRILGWGGDDIISGRGGNDWLDGGTGNDSLRGGDGEDELFGWLGHDYLLGGEGNDVLHGEDGDDGLEGDRGNDLLYGGEGNDDLLGGENNDVLHGEDGNDDLEGDYGDDLLYGGRGADDLYGRVGNDVLQGYGFSDGEIDDLTGGGGVDTFVLGDGQRCFYMGEGHAVIEDFASSFHGDILLLNGYSQYEIRYRYHEGSVGDFFKDGELYSNGDLIALFPYMEVNAYLGLGNFRYVYSGFDQG, from the coding sequence ATGACATTCAAAACCTGGAGTTTTGCGCAAGCCAATCATTCTACGACCCCAGCATCCACTCCGCCGCAAAATCTCACCCTATCGTCTGATCCAATTTTGCCCATAGCTCCTGCTGATCCACCCCCACTCACTGGCTTCGTGCTATTGCCTGCTGCTCCTTCGTTTCAAGACTTGCTGCCTGTAGACCCTCCGGTTCATATTAACGGCACTGAGATGGGCGAGACACTAATTGGCAATGGATATAACAATCGAATTTTGGGTTGGGGTGGCGATGACATCATTAGCGGCAGGGGAGGAAATGATTGGCTGGATGGAGGAACAGGAAACGATTCCTTGAGAGGCGGAGATGGAGAAGATGAGCTATTTGGATGGCTTGGTCATGACTATCTATTAGGGGGAGAGGGCAACGATGTTTTGCATGGTGAAGATGGTGATGATGGTTTAGAAGGCGATCGCGGCAATGACCTTTTGTATGGGGGAGAAGGGAATGACGATTTATTAGGAGGAGAGAATAACGATGTCTTGCATGGAGAGGATGGTAATGATGATTTAGAAGGTGATTACGGAGATGACCTGCTCTATGGAGGTAGAGGTGCTGATGACTTGTATGGAAGGGTTGGAAATGACGTTTTGCAAGGCTATGGTTTTAGCGATGGTGAAATTGATGACCTAACTGGGGGAGGCGGAGTGGATACGTTTGTCCTGGGGGATGGTCAACGGTGTTTCTACATGGGAGAGGGGCATGCCGTGATTGAAGATTTTGCGTCGAGCTTCCATGGAGATATTTTGCTGCTCAACGGTTACTCTCAGTATGAGATTAGATATCGCTATCATGAAGGTTCGGTGGGAGACTTCTTCAAAGACGGGGAGCTTTATAGCAATGGCGATCTCATTGCGCTCTTTCCATATATGGAGGTTAACGCCTATTTGGGGTTAGGTAACTTCAGATATGTGTATTCCGGGTTTGATCAGGGCTAA